One part of the Nitrosophilus kaiyonis genome encodes these proteins:
- the rplL gene encoding 50S ribosomal protein L7/L12: MAITKEDVIEYISNLSVLELSELVKEFEEKFGVSAQPTVVAGAVAAGGAEGGAAGEEKTEFDVVLTDPGAKKINAIKVVRAITGLGLKEAKEAVESAPTTIKEGVSKEEAEEIKKQFEEAGAKVEIK, encoded by the coding sequence ATGGCAATAACTAAAGAAGATGTAATTGAGTATATATCTAATCTATCTGTATTAGAATTAAGTGAATTAGTAAAAGAATTTGAAGAAAAATTTGGTGTTAGTGCTCAGCCAACTGTTGTAGCTGGAGCTGTTGCTGCAGGTGGAGCTGAAGGTGGAGCTGCTGGTGAAGAAAAAACAGAATTTGATGTAGTTCTAACTGATCCAGGTGCTAAAAAAATAAATGCAATTAAAGTTGTTAGAGCTATTACAGGTCTTGGATTAAAAGAAGCAAAAGAAGCTGTTGAAAGTGCACCTACAACAATAAAAGAAGGTGTAAGCAAAGAAGAAGCTGAAGAGATTAAAAAACAATTTGAAGAAGCTGGTGCAAAAGTAGAGATTAAATAA
- the rpoB gene encoding DNA-directed RNA polymerase subunit beta has product MLNSIKSGNRLRVDFSKIPLEIDIPHLLQLQQNSYENFLMIDKEDRSGSGIEKVFRSIFPIHDAQNRLTLEYVGSEITKPKYTIRECMERGLTYSVSLKMKIRLVLWERDEKTGEKIGVKDMKEQSIYVRDIPLMTDRTSFIINGVERIVVNQLHRSPGVIFKEEESATASGKLVYTAQIIPDRGAWLYFEYDPKDILYVRINKRRKIPATILFRALGYSKQDILKLFYPITKIIIKDNKFFTEFNPEDFVGRVSYDVRDEDGNLIIAAGKRLTSKKAKKLQEEGLKFVEYPVDILIDRFLASPIIDQTSGEVLFDTLTQLDENKLKKLIDLNVEELYIANDLASGKDRSIINSFIADQESLKLLKQTEGIEDENDLAAIRIYKVMRPGEPVTKEAAKAFVKQLFFDPERYDITRVGRMKMNHKLGLKVPEYVTVLTSEDIIKSVQYLIKVKNGQGHIDDRDHLGNRRIRAIGELLANELHSGLVKMQKAIRDKMTTISGNLDELMPHDLINSKMITNTILEFFATGQLSQFMDQTNPLSEITHKRRLSALGEGGLVKERAGFEVRDVHPTHYGRICPVETPEGQNIGLINTLSTYAKVNDLGFIEAAYKKVIDGKISEEIVYLTAAQEEGLIIAPANTEIIDGNEIKGDYVEARKDGEIILVEKNKVDLIDLTPRMVVGVAASLIPFLEHDDANRALMGSNMQRQAVPLLKTDAPIVGTGMEKVVARDAWESVKAKRSGVVEKIDANNIYILGEDENGAYIDHYSLQKNLRTNQNTCFNQVPIVKKGDFVEAGQIIADGPNMDQGELALGKNMLVAFMPWNGYNFEDAIVVSERILRDDEFTSVHIYEKEIEARELKHGIEEITRDIPNVKEEDIAHLDESGIVKIGTYVKPGMILVGKVSPKGEVKPTPEERLLRAIFGEKAGHVVNNSLYCPPSMEGVVVDVKVFTKKGYEKDPRAIKAYEKEKERLDREHHDKLLMVDREEMLRIISLLSKHPLQKEAKVKDKEYKEGEFIPKEELSSINRFALNFLVKSYSQDVQDEYNRLKTYFQNEKRKLTEEHDEKLAILEKEDILPSGVVKLVKVFIATKRKLKVGDKMAGRHGNKGIVSVIVPEIDMPYTKDGKVVDIVLNPLGVPSRMNIGQILEVHLGLIGKKLGEQIQEIFESKRADFIKELREKMIEIADVAKLMNAKEAISKMSDEELIKYARDWSKGIKFATPVFEGVTAEEFKKLYELAKVDMDGKMELYDGRTGEKFKERVNVGYMYMLKLHHLVDEKVHARSTGPYSLVTQQPVGGKALFGGQRFGEMEVWALEAHGAAHTLKEMLTIKSDDVEGRVKAYKAITKGEPIPEPGIPETLFVLTKELQSLGIDVEILDEEKEDEETGTN; this is encoded by the coding sequence ATGCTAAACAGTATAAAATCCGGAAATAGATTAAGAGTAGATTTCTCAAAAATCCCATTAGAAATCGATATTCCTCATTTGTTACAACTTCAACAAAACAGTTATGAAAACTTTTTGATGATTGACAAAGAGGATAGAAGTGGTAGCGGTATAGAAAAAGTTTTTAGATCAATTTTCCCTATTCATGATGCTCAAAATAGACTTACATTAGAGTATGTTGGCAGTGAAATTACTAAGCCTAAATATACAATTCGTGAGTGTATGGAGAGAGGTCTTACATATAGTGTCTCTTTAAAGATGAAAATAAGATTGGTTCTTTGGGAAAGAGATGAAAAGACCGGAGAGAAAATTGGTGTAAAAGATATGAAAGAGCAGTCTATCTATGTTAGAGATATTCCTCTAATGACAGATAGAACCTCATTTATTATTAATGGTGTTGAAAGAATAGTTGTTAATCAGCTTCACAGAAGTCCAGGAGTAATATTCAAAGAGGAAGAGTCTGCTACTGCTAGTGGTAAACTTGTATATACCGCTCAAATTATACCAGACCGTGGTGCATGGTTATATTTTGAGTATGATCCAAAAGATATTCTTTATGTAAGAATAAATAAAAGAAGAAAAATTCCTGCAACGATTCTTTTTAGAGCTTTAGGATATAGTAAGCAAGATATATTAAAACTTTTTTATCCTATAACAAAAATAATAATTAAAGACAACAAATTTTTTACTGAATTTAATCCTGAAGATTTTGTTGGAAGAGTTAGTTATGATGTTAGAGATGAAGATGGAAATCTAATTATTGCTGCAGGAAAAAGATTAACTTCGAAAAAAGCAAAAAAACTCCAAGAAGAGGGATTAAAATTTGTTGAATATCCTGTAGATATTTTAATAGATAGATTTTTAGCATCGCCTATAATTGATCAAACAAGCGGCGAAGTATTATTTGATACTTTAACTCAACTTGATGAAAATAAACTTAAAAAATTAATAGATTTAAATGTAGAAGAACTTTATATAGCAAATGATCTTGCAAGCGGAAAAGATAGATCTATAATAAACTCTTTTATTGCAGACCAAGAGAGTTTGAAACTATTAAAGCAGACTGAAGGTATTGAAGATGAGAATGATTTAGCTGCTATTAGAATTTATAAAGTTATGAGGCCAGGAGAGCCTGTAACAAAAGAGGCGGCAAAAGCTTTTGTTAAACAGCTATTTTTTGATCCTGAAAGATATGATATTACCCGTGTTGGTAGAATGAAAATGAACCATAAACTAGGACTAAAAGTTCCAGAGTATGTAACTGTTTTAACAAGTGAAGATATAATCAAATCTGTTCAATATCTAATAAAAGTTAAAAATGGGCAAGGCCATATAGATGATAGAGACCATCTTGGGAATAGAAGAATTAGAGCCATTGGTGAATTATTAGCAAATGAGCTTCATTCTGGTCTTGTAAAAATGCAAAAAGCAATCAGAGATAAGATGACCACAATTAGTGGAAATCTTGATGAATTGATGCCGCATGATTTAATAAATTCAAAAATGATTACAAATACAATTTTAGAATTTTTTGCAACTGGTCAGCTTTCTCAATTTATGGACCAAACTAATCCATTGAGTGAAATAACTCACAAAAGAAGACTCTCAGCTTTAGGTGAAGGTGGTCTTGTTAAAGAGAGAGCCGGATTTGAAGTAAGGGATGTTCATCCAACACATTATGGAAGAATTTGTCCTGTTGAAACACCAGAAGGTCAAAATATTGGTCTTATTAATACACTATCTACTTATGCTAAAGTTAATGATTTAGGTTTTATTGAAGCAGCTTATAAAAAAGTTATAGATGGAAAAATCAGTGAAGAGATTGTTTATCTAACTGCTGCCCAGGAAGAAGGTTTAATTATTGCTCCTGCTAATACAGAAATTATTGATGGAAATGAGATAAAAGGCGATTATGTAGAAGCAAGAAAAGATGGTGAGATAATTTTAGTAGAAAAAAATAAAGTAGATTTAATAGACTTAACACCAAGAATGGTTGTTGGCGTTGCAGCAAGTTTAATCCCATTTTTAGAGCATGATGATGCAAACAGGGCTTTGATGGGTTCAAACATGCAAAGACAAGCAGTTCCACTTTTAAAAACAGATGCACCTATTGTTGGAACCGGTATGGAAAAAGTTGTTGCTAGAGATGCATGGGAATCTGTAAAAGCAAAAAGAAGCGGTGTTGTTGAAAAAATAGATGCAAACAATATATATATACTTGGCGAAGATGAAAATGGAGCTTATATTGATCATTACTCTTTACAAAAAAATTTAAGAACAAATCAAAATACATGTTTTAATCAAGTTCCTATTGTAAAAAAAGGTGACTTCGTAGAAGCTGGCCAAATAATCGCTGATGGACCAAATATGGACCAAGGCGAACTTGCACTTGGTAAAAATATGCTTGTTGCATTTATGCCTTGGAATGGATATAACTTTGAAGATGCTATTGTTGTGAGCGAGAGAATTTTAAGAGATGATGAATTCACTTCAGTTCATATTTATGAAAAAGAGATAGAAGCAAGAGAGTTAAAGCATGGTATAGAAGAGATTACAAGAGATATACCAAATGTTAAAGAAGAAGATATCGCTCATCTAGATGAGAGTGGTATTGTAAAAATTGGAACATATGTAAAGCCTGGAATGATTCTTGTTGGTAAAGTATCTCCAAAAGGAGAAGTAAAACCAACTCCAGAAGAGAGACTATTAAGAGCAATTTTTGGTGAAAAAGCAGGACATGTTGTAAATAACTCATTATATTGTCCTCCTTCAATGGAAGGCGTTGTTGTTGATGTAAAGGTTTTTACAAAAAAAGGTTATGAAAAAGACCCAAGGGCTATAAAAGCATACGAAAAAGAGAAAGAGAGATTAGATAGAGAACACCATGATAAACTTTTAATGGTTGATAGAGAAGAGATGTTAAGAATTATCTCTTTACTTTCAAAACATCCACTGCAAAAAGAGGCAAAAGTAAAAGATAAAGAGTATAAAGAGGGTGAATTTATCCCAAAAGAGGAACTATCTTCTATAAATAGATTTGCGCTAAATTTCTTAGTGAAATCATATTCACAAGATGTACAAGATGAATATAATAGATTAAAAACATATTTCCAAAATGAAAAAAGAAAGCTAACAGAAGAGCATGATGAAAAACTAGCTATTTTGGAAAAAGAGGATATCCTGCCAAGCGGTGTTGTAAAACTTGTAAAAGTTTTTATTGCTACAAAGAGAAAACTTAAAGTTGGCGACAAAATGGCAGGTCGTCACGGAAACAAAGGTATAGTTTCAGTGATAGTCCCTGAAATTGATATGCCATATACAAAAGATGGAAAAGTTGTTGATATTGTATTAAACCCTCTTGGGGTTCCTTCTCGTATGAATATAGGACAGATTTTAGAGGTTCATTTAGGTTTGATTGGTAAAAAACTTGGTGAGCAGATTCAAGAGATTTTTGAATCAAAAAGAGCTGATTTTATAAAAGAGTTAAGAGAAAAAATGATAGAGATTGCCGATGTTGCTAAACTTATGAATGCAAAAGAGGCAATTTCTAAAATGAGCGATGAAGAGCTTATTAAGTATGCACGAGATTGGAGTAAGGGAATAAAATTTGCAACACCTGTTTTTGAAGGTGTTACAGCAGAAGAGTTTAAAAAGCTTTATGAACTTGCCAAAGTTGATATGGATGGCAAAATGGAGCTTTATGATGGAAGAACTGGTGAGAAGTTCAAAGAGAGAGTAAATGTTGGATATATGTATATGCTAAAACTTCATCACCTTGTAGATGAAAAAGTGCATGCAAGAAGTACTGGACCATATTCACTTGTGACACAACAGCCAGTTGGTGGTAAAGCTCTATTTGGTGGACAAAGATTTGGTGAGATGGAAGTTTGGGCTCTTGAAGCTCATGGTGCTGCTCATACATTAAAAGAGATGTTAACTATAAAATCTGATGATGTTGAAGGAAGGGTAAAAGCTTATAAAGCTATTACCAAAGGTGAGCCTATTCCTGAACCAGGTATTCCAGAAACACTATTTGTTTTAACAAAAGAGCTTCAATCACTTGGAATAGATGTAGAAATTTTAGATGAGGAAAAAGAAGATGAAGAGACTGGTACCAATTGA
- the rplK gene encoding 50S ribosomal protein L11 produces MAKKVVGEIKLQIPAGKANPSPPVGPALGQRGVNIMEFCKAFNEKTKDMMGFNIPVIITVYADRSFTFITKQPPASDLIKKAAGIQKGSDNPLKNKVGKITQAQLEEIAKTKMPDLNTDDLEAAKRTIAGSCRSMGVEIVD; encoded by the coding sequence ATGGCTAAAAAAGTTGTTGGTGAAATAAAGCTGCAAATTCCAGCCGGAAAAGCAAATCCATCACCTCCTGTTGGACCAGCTCTTGGTCAAAGAGGTGTTAATATTATGGAATTTTGTAAAGCTTTTAATGAAAAAACTAAAGATATGATGGGATTTAATATCCCTGTAATTATTACTGTATATGCTGATAGAAGCTTTACTTTTATTACAAAACAGCCGCCTGCATCTGATTTAATCAAAAAAGCAGCAGGTATTCAAAAAGGAAGTGATAACCCACTTAAAAATAAAGTTGGAAAAATAACTCAAGCTCAACTTGAAGAGATAGCAAAAACTAAAATGCCAGATCTAAATACTGATGATTTAGAAGCAGCAAAAAGAACAATTGCTGGTTCATGTAGAAGTATGGGTGTTGAGATAGTTGACTAA
- the rplJ gene encoding 50S ribosomal protein L10: MTRAQKEEVVAKLSEEFKNAAAIIDCDYKGMSVSQLESLRKKAKENGLKAQVVKNTLAMIALKNSGIEDFQLKDTNILVWGDDLVTLAKTVTEFAKEAPEGFKIKQGYFEGEVADAAKIEAYSKLPSKEELLGMLLSVWTAPMRNLLYVWNAPKQNFVTVLENIKQQKENA; encoded by the coding sequence TTGACTAGAGCCCAAAAAGAAGAGGTTGTTGCTAAACTCTCTGAAGAGTTTAAAAATGCAGCAGCTATAATAGACTGTGATTATAAAGGAATGAGTGTATCACAGTTGGAATCTTTGAGAAAAAAAGCCAAAGAAAATGGGCTAAAAGCGCAAGTTGTAAAAAACACTCTTGCAATGATAGCTCTTAAAAACTCTGGCATCGAAGATTTTCAACTAAAAGATACAAATATCCTTGTTTGGGGAGATGATTTAGTAACATTAGCAAAAACAGTTACTGAATTTGCTAAAGAAGCTCCTGAAGGATTTAAAATAAAACAGGGATATTTTGAGGGTGAAGTTGCGGATGCTGCAAAAATTGAAGCATACTCTAAACTTCCAAGCAAAGAAGAGCTTCTTGGTATGCTTCTATCTGTTTGGACAGCACCAATGCGCAACCTTCTTTATGTATGGAATGCACCTAAACAAAATTTTGTTACTGTGCTTGAAAATATTAAACAACAAAAAGAAAATGCTTAA
- the nusG gene encoding transcription termination/antitermination protein NusG gives MAHKWYAIQVYAGSEQAVKKAIENLAKDEHLEDKIKEVIVPTEDVIEVKKGKKKITQRALYPGYVFALIDLDLDLWHKIQSMPKVGRFIGESKKPTPLSEEDVKVILEKAKQKTAPKPKISFEPGEVVRIIEGPFANFTGVVEEYDMEHGKLKLNVSIFGRSTPVEILYSQVEKII, from the coding sequence ATGGCACATAAATGGTATGCAATCCAGGTTTACGCTGGAAGTGAACAAGCAGTAAAAAAAGCTATTGAAAATTTAGCGAAAGATGAGCATTTAGAAGACAAAATAAAAGAAGTAATTGTACCTACTGAAGATGTTATTGAGGTAAAAAAAGGTAAAAAGAAAATAACACAGCGTGCTTTGTATCCTGGATATGTTTTTGCACTTATTGATTTGGATTTAGATCTTTGGCATAAAATTCAGTCAATGCCTAAAGTAGGAAGATTTATCGGAGAATCAAAAAAACCAACCCCTCTAAGTGAAGAGGATGTTAAAGTAATACTTGAAAAAGCAAAACAAAAAACTGCGCCAAAACCAAAAATCTCTTTTGAACCTGGTGAAGTTGTTAGAATTATAGAAGGTCCATTTGCAAATTTTACTGGTGTTGTTGAAGAGTATGATATGGAACATGGAAAACTGAAATTAAATGTTTCTATATTTGGAAGAAGTACGCCAGTAGAAATTTTATATTCTCAAGTTGAAAAAATAATCTAA
- the rplA gene encoding 50S ribosomal protein L1, translating to MGKKHSKRYQQLLEKIEKGKIYSLEEAVNKVKDLKSAKFDETVEVALRLGVDPRHADQMVRGSVVLPHGTGKKVRVAVFAKGVKADEAKECGADVVGAEDLVEDIQNGKIDFDIAIATPDMMGLVGKIGRILGPKGLMPNPKTGTVTMDVCKAVKNAKSGQVNFRVDKKGNIHAGIGKVSFSEEAIKENLEEFIRAINKLKPAAAKGKYIRHAALSLTMSPAIELNTQELMDLK from the coding sequence ATGGGAAAAAAACATTCAAAAAGATATCAACAATTATTAGAAAAGATTGAAAAAGGTAAAATCTATTCTTTAGAAGAAGCAGTAAATAAAGTAAAAGATTTAAAATCTGCAAAATTTGACGAAACTGTAGAAGTTGCTTTAAGACTTGGTGTTGATCCTAGACATGCAGATCAAATGGTTAGAGGCTCTGTTGTATTACCACATGGTACTGGAAAGAAAGTAAGAGTAGCAGTATTTGCAAAAGGTGTTAAAGCTGACGAAGCAAAAGAGTGTGGTGCAGATGTTGTGGGAGCAGAAGATTTAGTTGAAGATATTCAAAATGGAAAAATTGATTTTGATATAGCTATTGCAACACCAGATATGATGGGTCTAGTTGGTAAAATAGGTAGAATTTTAGGACCAAAAGGGCTTATGCCTAACCCTAAAACTGGTACTGTAACTATGGATGTTTGCAAAGCAGTTAAAAATGCAAAAAGTGGTCAAGTTAATTTTAGAGTTGATAAAAAAGGTAATATTCACGCTGGTATAGGAAAGGTGAGTTTTTCTGAAGAAGCAATAAAAGAGAATTTAGAAGAGTTTATAAGAGCTATAAATAAGTTAAAACCAGCTGCTGCAAAAGGAAAATATATAAGACATGCAGCTTTGTCTCTAACTATGAGTCCGGCAATTGAATTAAATACACAAGAATTAATGGATTTAAAATAG
- the secE gene encoding preprotein translocase subunit SecE — protein sequence MEKFLKYFNEAKLEIQKVIFPTKDQVKNAYIAVFVVVLIVSLFLALIDLTMSFSLSHIM from the coding sequence ATGGAAAAATTTTTAAAATATTTTAATGAAGCAAAGTTAGAGATACAAAAAGTTATTTTTCCTACTAAAGATCAAGTAAAAAATGCTTATATAGCTGTATTTGTTGTAGTATTAATTGTATCACTATTTTTAGCATTGATAGATTTAACAATGTCATTTTCTCTTTCACATATAATGTAA
- the rpmG gene encoding 50S ribosomal protein L33: protein MREIIHLACEKCKRRNYHTTKNKKTHTEKFQIRKYCKFCRQHTIHKEAKL, encoded by the coding sequence ATGAGAGAAATTATTCATTTAGCTTGTGAGAAGTGCAAAAGAAGAAATTATCACACAACTAAAAATAAAAAAACACACACTGAAAAATTTCAAATAAGAAAATATTGTAAATTTTGTAGACAACATACAATTCATAAAGAAGCAAAACTTTAA
- a CDS encoding YaaA family protein yields the protein MKILFSPSEAKISGGDFKKLNIDSFKFNECNKSRLEILEKYNNYLKNSCIEELCNFFGLKDINECKKYKIDIFNEKTTKAIERYLGVAYKYLDYKSLNEKEKNFIDENVIIFSNLFGPLLAKDKIPNYKFKQGAKLKDLKIEKIYKESCSSILDKFLEDEDILDLRAGFYEKFYIPNKYYTKLKFIKNGKVVSHFAKAYRGIILRELAKNKIESIDEFMGLNIEKLSIVEIKKGKKFQEIVYEILTS from the coding sequence ATGAAAATACTATTTTCACCAAGCGAAGCAAAAATAAGTGGAGGAGATTTTAAAAAATTAAATATTGATTCGTTTAAGTTTAATGAGTGTAACAAATCTAGACTAGAAATACTGGAAAAATATAACAATTATTTAAAAAATAGTTGTATAGAAGAATTATGTAATTTTTTTGGCCTAAAAGATATAAATGAATGCAAAAAATATAAAATTGATATTTTTAATGAAAAAACAACTAAGGCAATTGAGAGATATTTGGGCGTAGCTTATAAATATTTAGATTATAAATCATTAAATGAGAAAGAGAAAAATTTTATTGATGAAAATGTTATTATTTTTTCCAACCTATTTGGTCCATTACTTGCAAAAGATAAAATACCAAATTATAAATTTAAACAGGGTGCTAAATTAAAAGATCTAAAAATAGAAAAAATATATAAAGAGAGTTGTAGCAGTATTTTAGATAAATTTTTAGAAGATGAAGATATTTTAGATCTTAGGGCAGGATTTTATGAGAAATTTTATATACCAAATAAATACTATACAAAACTGAAATTTATTAAAAACGGAAAAGTAGTTAGTCATTTTGCTAAAGCATATAGAGGAATTATTTTAAGAGAATTAGCAAAAAATAAAATTGAATCAATAGATGAATTTATGGGACTTAACATTGAAAAATTATCAATAGTAGAGATAAAAAAAGGAAAAAAATTTCAAGAAATTGTTTATGAAATATTGACAAGTTAG
- the tuf gene encoding elongation factor Tu yields MAKEKFVKTKPHVNIGTIGHVDHGKTTLTAAITAVLAEKGYAEKRDYDQIDNAPEERERGITIATSHVEYETDKRHYAHVDCPGHADYVKNMITGAAQMDGAILVVSAADGPMPQTREHILLARQVGVPYIVVFLNKEDMVDDPELLELVEMEVRELLNEYDFPGDDVPVIAGSALKALEEAKEGKIGPWSEKILKLMEAVDEYIPTPERDIDKPFLMPIEDVFSISGRGTVVTGRIERGIVKVGDEVEIVGIRPTQKTTVTGVEMFRKELDQGEAGDNVGVLLRGTKKEDVERGMVLCQPGSITPHTKFEAEVYVLTKEEGGRHTPFFSGYRPQFYVRTTDVTGSVILPEGTEMVMPGDNVKITAELIAPIALEEGTRFAIREGGRTVGAGVVTKIIE; encoded by the coding sequence ATGGCTAAAGAAAAATTTGTCAAAACCAAGCCACACGTTAACATTGGTACAATCGGTCACGTTGACCATGGTAAAACTACTCTAACTGCTGCCATAACTGCAGTTCTTGCTGAAAAAGGTTATGCAGAAAAAAGAGATTATGACCAAATAGACAATGCACCTGAAGAGAGAGAAAGAGGTATTACAATAGCAACTTCTCACGTTGAATATGAAACTGACAAAAGACACTATGCACACGTTGACTGTCCAGGACACGCAGACTATGTTAAAAATATGATTACTGGGGCAGCACAAATGGATGGAGCTATATTAGTTGTTTCTGCTGCTGACGGTCCTATGCCACAAACAAGAGAGCATATCCTTCTTGCAAGACAAGTCGGAGTTCCTTACATTGTTGTATTTTTAAATAAAGAAGATATGGTTGATGATCCAGAGCTTCTTGAACTTGTTGAAATGGAAGTTAGAGAGCTTTTAAATGAATATGATTTCCCAGGCGATGATGTTCCTGTTATTGCTGGATCAGCTCTTAAAGCTTTAGAAGAAGCTAAAGAGGGAAAAATTGGACCATGGTCTGAAAAAATCTTAAAACTAATGGAAGCTGTTGATGAATATATTCCAACACCAGAAAGAGATATTGATAAACCTTTCTTAATGCCAATTGAAGATGTTTTCTCTATCTCTGGTAGAGGTACTGTTGTTACAGGTAGAATTGAAAGAGGTATTGTAAAAGTTGGTGACGAAGTTGAAATAGTTGGAATTAGACCAACTCAAAAAACAACAGTTACCGGCGTTGAAATGTTTAGAAAAGAGCTTGATCAAGGTGAAGCTGGAGATAATGTTGGTGTTCTTTTAAGAGGTACTAAAAAAGAGGATGTTGAAAGAGGTATGGTACTTTGCCAACCAGGATCAATTACACCTCATACAAAATTTGAAGCAGAAGTTTATGTTTTAACAAAAGAAGAGGGTGGAAGACATACTCCATTCTTCAGTGGTTATAGACCACAATTTTATGTTAGAACAACTGACGTAACTGGTAGTGTTATCCTTCCAGAGGGAACTGAAATGGTTATGCCTGGAGATAATGTAAAAATTACAGCTGAACTTATTGCACCAATTGCTCTTGAAGAAGGAACAAGATTTGCTATCAGAGAAGGCGGTAGAACTGTAGGTGCTGGAGTTGTAACTAAAATAATCGAATAA